One region of Jatrophihabitans cynanchi genomic DNA includes:
- a CDS encoding M20/M25/M40 family metallo-hydrolase, which translates to MSDERTYVTEHRQDLLDDLDQWLRIPGISAQPEHHPDVHRSAEWFAAAARSTGFTTVEIWPTAGLPTVYAEWPSDTPDAPTVLVYGHHDVQPVDPIELWHTDPFDPTFVGGAPDSEAVAVGGGDLLRARGASDDKGQLLFHLLGLRAHLAATGRSTPAVTLKFLIEGEEESGSPHFEALLAERRARLDCDVVVITDTGMVAADKPSTVTGMRGLVSCTVAFHGPDLDLHSGVFGGAVPNPATAIARLAAALHDADGRVQVPGFYDDVLELSAEERDLFAKVPMDDAEFLAFAQSRALSGEAGYSTLERIGARPTAEVNGIGGGYQGDGGKTIVPSDAFVKLSFRLVAAQDRRKVIAGVEEFVAAQTPEGITAKVDWEGEGVAPCLVPLGTPAYRALTDAISTAFDGLPVLPTREGGSGPEAALQQALGAPLVFLGVGLPDDQIHAPNEKVTVSMLYKGAEAAALLWAGFARLGRDGLRES; encoded by the coding sequence ATGAGCGACGAACGCACCTACGTGACCGAACACCGCCAAGACCTGCTCGACGACCTCGACCAGTGGCTGCGGATCCCCGGCATCAGCGCCCAGCCCGAGCACCACCCGGACGTGCACCGCAGCGCCGAGTGGTTCGCCGCGGCGGCCCGCAGCACCGGCTTCACGACTGTCGAGATCTGGCCCACCGCCGGCCTGCCGACCGTGTACGCCGAGTGGCCGAGCGACACGCCGGATGCGCCGACCGTGCTGGTGTACGGGCACCACGACGTGCAGCCGGTGGACCCGATCGAGCTGTGGCACACCGACCCGTTCGACCCGACGTTCGTTGGGGGTGCCCCCGACAGTGAGGCCGTAGCCGTCGGGGGAGGGGACCTGTTGCGGGCCCGCGGGGCGTCCGACGACAAGGGCCAGTTGCTGTTCCATCTGCTCGGCCTGCGCGCACACCTGGCCGCGACCGGGCGTAGCACGCCGGCGGTCACCCTCAAGTTCCTGATCGAGGGCGAGGAGGAGTCCGGCTCGCCGCACTTCGAGGCGCTGCTGGCCGAGCGCCGCGCCCGCCTCGACTGCGACGTCGTGGTGATCACCGATACCGGCATGGTCGCCGCCGACAAGCCGAGCACGGTCACCGGCATGCGCGGCCTGGTCTCGTGCACGGTGGCCTTCCACGGCCCGGACCTGGACCTGCACTCCGGCGTGTTCGGCGGCGCCGTGCCCAACCCGGCCACCGCGATTGCCCGGCTCGCCGCCGCACTGCACGACGCCGACGGCCGCGTCCAGGTTCCCGGTTTCTACGACGACGTGCTGGAGCTGAGCGCCGAGGAGCGCGACCTGTTCGCCAAGGTGCCGATGGACGACGCCGAGTTCCTCGCCTTCGCCCAGTCGCGTGCGCTCAGCGGCGAGGCCGGCTACTCGACCCTCGAGCGCATCGGCGCCCGGCCCACCGCGGAGGTGAACGGGATCGGCGGCGGCTACCAGGGCGACGGCGGCAAGACGATCGTGCCGAGCGACGCGTTCGTCAAGCTGTCCTTCCGGCTGGTCGCGGCGCAGGACCGGCGCAAGGTCATCGCCGGCGTCGAGGAGTTCGTCGCCGCGCAGACGCCCGAGGGGATCACGGCGAAGGTCGACTGGGAGGGTGAGGGCGTCGCGCCGTGCCTCGTCCCGCTGGGGACGCCGGCCTACCGCGCGCTCACCGACGCGATCTCCACCGCGTTCGACGGGCTGCCGGTGCTGCCGACACGCGAAGGGGGCAGCGGTCCGGAGGCTGCGCTGCAGCAGGCGCTGGGCGCCCCGCTGGTCTTCCTCGGCGTCGGCCTGCCCGACGATCAGATCCACGCGCCGAACGAGAAGGTCACGGTGTCGATGCTGTACAAAGGGGCAGAGGCCGCCGCGCTGCTTTGGGCCGGTTTCGCCCGGTTGGGTCGCGACGGCCTGCGGGAGTCCTGA
- a CDS encoding ATP-dependent helicase — translation MSGISAVRLAAILDLPEPTGEQAEVIESALQPAVVIAGAGSGKTETMAARVVWLVANRKVAPDAVLGLTFTRKAAAELGKRIRRRLAQWRAVVERNEPDDEDYLALLRAGEPTVSTYAAYAGRLVAEHALRLGAEPDARLLSPAVAWQLADRVMRRHREPLPRDIGAPSSVVDYVLAMAGQFADHLVRPDDVEAFCVEVIARFDALPPGKGIRSERPGSTADLLRAIEHRLALLPLVRAFAAAKAELPGVDFGDQMWLAAELAQLEEVRAIERARFGAVLLDEYQDTGHAQIAMLHGLFGAGHPVTAVGDPYQSIYGWRGASAGNIGAFESTFTHADGSPAAVHPLATSFRNDRLILQAANHVAAPLRTSHVTVALRPHASAGPGRVLAARLETDGEEAGWLAAQLHAAWNELPVGARTAAVLVRRRAQIPLLADALQRAGLPVEIVGLGGLLTTAEVADVVATLRVLAEHKPGRSLVRLLTGARWRIGAADLAALRNRSLWLVRPPDGDERESRQRELPSLVEALDDPGPAEAYSAEGYRRLSALSGELRRLRRRTGVPLAELVAEVERVIGIDVEVAARPDRAAIGRVHLDRFLDEAAQFAADADETGLRAFLAYLDAAEEEENGLEAGEVVVEAERVQILTVHGAKGLEWDVVAVPGLVEKVFPAEAKSVNWTRTRHELPGPLRGDSDGLPPFTLDGAADRREVRDRLQQHHEQLLERHAQEERRLAYVALTRAKSVLLVSGFCWDTTKTPRAPSPFLTELRDYAEVPEWFEPVEDAANPVIATVRQACWPADPLGPHVGESGPGRRPDVEAGAALVRAAGSGDGDGDGTLFPASERAMQWQHDVDVLLAERSALQRGEVVAIELPPQLSVSQLVELERDPQALARRLRRPVPMPPAPWARRGTAFHTWLEQRWQAQTLLDVDELPGAADDGADDSDFLALREAFERSEWAERTPAEVEVPFEMAVDGTVVRGRMDAVFRTADGGWLVVDWKTGRRPTGAAATAAAVQLAAYRLAWARLAGVPEADLRRVRAAFHYVRTGETVEPAALLDAAGLRRLVTGS, via the coding sequence TTGAGCGGCATCTCCGCAGTCCGGCTGGCCGCGATCCTCGACCTGCCCGAACCCACCGGCGAGCAGGCCGAGGTGATCGAGTCCGCGCTGCAGCCTGCCGTCGTCATCGCCGGCGCGGGCAGCGGCAAGACCGAGACGATGGCCGCACGAGTGGTGTGGCTGGTCGCGAACCGCAAGGTGGCCCCGGACGCGGTGCTCGGCCTGACCTTCACCCGCAAGGCCGCCGCGGAGCTGGGCAAGCGGATCCGGCGCAGGCTCGCGCAGTGGCGCGCGGTGGTCGAGCGGAACGAGCCGGACGACGAGGACTACCTCGCCCTGCTGCGCGCCGGCGAGCCGACCGTCTCGACGTACGCGGCGTACGCGGGCCGGCTGGTGGCCGAGCACGCGCTGCGCCTCGGCGCCGAACCTGATGCGCGGCTGCTCTCGCCGGCCGTCGCCTGGCAGCTCGCCGACCGGGTCATGCGGCGGCACCGCGAGCCGTTGCCACGCGACATCGGTGCGCCGTCGTCGGTCGTCGACTACGTGCTGGCGATGGCCGGCCAGTTCGCCGACCACCTCGTCCGCCCCGATGACGTCGAGGCGTTCTGCGTTGAGGTGATCGCCCGTTTCGACGCGCTGCCTCCCGGCAAGGGCATCCGTTCCGAGCGTCCCGGCAGCACCGCCGACCTGCTCCGGGCGATCGAGCACCGGCTCGCGCTGCTGCCGCTCGTGCGCGCGTTCGCCGCCGCGAAGGCCGAGCTGCCCGGCGTCGACTTCGGCGACCAGATGTGGCTCGCCGCCGAGCTGGCGCAGCTGGAGGAGGTGCGCGCGATCGAGCGCGCGCGGTTCGGCGCGGTGCTGCTGGACGAGTACCAGGACACCGGCCACGCGCAGATCGCCATGCTGCACGGGCTGTTCGGCGCGGGGCATCCGGTCACCGCCGTCGGCGACCCATACCAGTCGATCTACGGCTGGCGCGGCGCGAGTGCCGGAAACATCGGCGCGTTCGAGAGCACCTTCACCCATGCGGACGGATCGCCGGCTGCCGTCCACCCGCTGGCGACCTCGTTCCGCAACGACCGGCTGATCCTGCAGGCTGCGAATCACGTGGCCGCGCCGCTGCGCACCAGCCACGTCACCGTCGCGTTGCGCCCGCACGCGTCCGCCGGGCCCGGCCGCGTTCTCGCCGCGCGGCTGGAGACCGACGGCGAGGAGGCCGGCTGGCTCGCCGCGCAGCTGCATGCCGCATGGAACGAGCTGCCCGTCGGAGCGCGCACCGCAGCCGTCCTGGTGCGCCGCCGCGCACAGATTCCGCTGCTCGCCGACGCGTTGCAGCGGGCCGGCCTACCGGTCGAGATCGTCGGTCTCGGTGGCCTGCTCACGACCGCCGAGGTGGCCGACGTCGTGGCCACCCTGCGGGTGCTGGCCGAGCACAAACCCGGCCGCTCGCTGGTGCGGCTGCTGACCGGTGCACGCTGGCGGATCGGGGCGGCCGATCTGGCCGCGCTGCGCAACCGGTCGCTGTGGCTGGTGCGCCCGCCGGACGGGGACGAGCGTGAGTCCCGGCAGCGCGAGCTGCCCAGCCTGGTCGAGGCGCTCGATGATCCGGGCCCGGCCGAGGCGTACTCGGCCGAGGGGTACCGGCGGCTGAGCGCGCTGTCCGGCGAGTTGCGTCGGCTGCGGCGGCGCACCGGCGTGCCCCTGGCCGAGTTGGTGGCCGAGGTCGAGCGGGTGATCGGGATCGACGTCGAGGTAGCGGCCCGGCCGGACCGTGCCGCCATCGGCCGCGTGCACCTGGACCGGTTCCTGGACGAGGCGGCGCAGTTCGCCGCGGACGCCGACGAGACCGGCCTGCGCGCCTTCCTCGCCTACCTCGACGCGGCCGAGGAGGAGGAGAACGGGCTGGAGGCCGGCGAGGTCGTCGTCGAGGCAGAGCGGGTGCAGATCCTCACCGTGCACGGGGCGAAGGGCCTGGAGTGGGACGTCGTCGCGGTTCCCGGCCTGGTCGAGAAGGTGTTCCCGGCGGAGGCGAAGAGCGTGAACTGGACCCGCACCCGGCACGAGCTCCCCGGTCCGCTGCGGGGCGACTCCGACGGGCTGCCACCGTTCACCCTCGACGGCGCCGCCGATCGCCGCGAGGTGCGCGACCGGCTGCAGCAGCACCACGAGCAGTTACTGGAGCGGCACGCCCAGGAGGAGCGCCGGCTCGCCTACGTGGCGCTGACCCGCGCGAAGTCGGTACTGCTCGTGTCCGGGTTCTGCTGGGACACCACGAAGACGCCGCGCGCTCCGTCGCCGTTCCTGACCGAGCTGCGTGACTACGCCGAGGTGCCGGAGTGGTTCGAACCCGTGGAGGACGCGGCGAACCCCGTCATCGCAACCGTGCGGCAGGCCTGCTGGCCGGCCGACCCGCTCGGCCCGCACGTGGGCGAGTCCGGGCCGGGGCGGCGGCCGGACGTCGAGGCCGGGGCGGCCTTGGTCCGCGCGGCGGGTTCGGGCGACGGTGACGGCGACGGCACGCTGTTCCCCGCGAGCGAGCGGGCCATGCAGTGGCAGCACGACGTGGACGTGCTGCTTGCCGAGCGCAGCGCGTTGCAGCGCGGCGAGGTGGTCGCGATCGAGCTGCCGCCCCAGCTTTCGGTCTCCCAGCTCGTCGAGCTCGAGCGTGACCCGCAAGCCCTCGCCCGCCGGCTGCGCCGGCCGGTGCCGATGCCGCCGGCACCGTGGGCGCGCCGCGGCACTGCGTTCCACACCTGGCTCGAGCAGCGCTGGCAGGCGCAGACGCTGCTCGACGTCGACGAGCTGCCCGGCGCTGCCGACGACGGCGCCGACGACAGCGACTTCCTCGCGTTGCGCGAGGCGTTCGAGCGCAGCGAGTGGGCCGAGCGCACCCCGGCCGAGGTGGAGGTGCCGTTCGAGATGGCGGTCGACGGCACCGTGGTCCGCGGCCGGATGGACGCCGTGTTCCGGACAGCGGACGGCGGCTGGCTGGTGGTCGACTGGAAGACCGGGCGCCGGCCCACCGGCGCCGCCGCGACCGCGGCCGCCGTCCAGTTGGCCGCCTACCGGCTCGCCTGGGCGCGACTGGCGGGCGTGCCCGAAGCCGACCTGCGGCGGGTTCGGGCCGCCTTCCACTACGTGCGCACCGGCGAGACCGTCGAACCCGCGGCGCTGCTCGACGCCGCCGGCCTGCGCCGCCTGGTCACCGGCAGCTGA
- a CDS encoding ATP-dependent helicase: MIAAADSQYRLVRRAREPVAPPQLDAAQRQVVEHAGGPLLVLAGPGTGKTTTLVEAAVARVSAGVPVEQILMLTFSRRAAGELRDRVTARLDRTVREPIARTLHSYAFGVLRMAAVARGEPAPRLLSGPEQDVILRELVAGGSTARWPVALRPALATRAFAAELRDLLMRAIERGLDGPRLADLGRSRGRADWVAAGEFLQEYQDVTVLQHPGGYDPAELIRAAHATLLSDPELLAGERAARRRIFVDEYQDTDPAQAELLALLARGADELILVGDPDQSIYAFRGADESAIRDVDDRFGGRGAVARVALTRCRRCGPVLLAASRRVAERLPGPPEQRRLTPVDGVAAGQVDVGLFRSASEEAAYIAGTLRRAHLDGMPWSRMAVLVRSTATVLATLRRALTTAGVPVAVRGEDLPLAEQPAVAMLLEVLHCLLRPSALDEDAAERLLLGPIGGGDSVYLRRLRRVLRHLDEHALLAPAVQDLLGAPALPAHVRGPVLRVARVLDAGAAALGSGGTAEDVLWAIWDATGLAGRWEAASRAGGGAGAAADRDLDAVVELFDTAARFTDRLPRAGVAEFAEHLAAQQIPGDSLSAGAPEDQAVAILTAHASKGLEWDLVCVANVQEGVWPDLRRRGSLLGSEQLVDVVADRDGAGLSSFAPQLAEERRLFYVAITRARSRVLATAVAGEEEQPSRFLDELDPLPAGVERELTPPLRGVHLPGLVAELRAVACDPARAGGDRADAAAELARLAAAGVPGADPDTWWGLAGLSTDEPVVPPGRPVPISPSRLEAFLRCELRALLVDLGARDQDQVAASLGTLIHDLAANTEPGTPLAEFERLLDERWASLDFGAPWHADNERARASAILQRLVDWLRTSRAKLELVAVEEPFSVEVGDAVIRGRVDRVERDTDGRLVVVDLKTGKNKPRADELAEHPQLAAYQFAVEHGAFPEGKQAGGAVLVQLAARGDTEQWQGPLAGSGTQEWIAEQVAYVAARMRGSQFTATASADCRRCDVLTSCPLHNEGRQVST; the protein is encoded by the coding sequence ATGATCGCGGCCGCCGACTCGCAGTACCGGCTGGTGCGGCGCGCGCGGGAACCGGTTGCGCCGCCGCAGCTGGACGCTGCCCAGCGGCAGGTGGTGGAGCACGCCGGCGGCCCGCTGCTCGTGCTGGCCGGCCCGGGCACCGGCAAGACGACGACCCTGGTCGAGGCCGCGGTGGCCCGGGTGTCCGCCGGTGTCCCGGTCGAGCAGATCCTGATGCTGACATTCAGCCGGCGCGCCGCCGGCGAGTTGCGCGACCGGGTCACGGCGCGGCTGGACCGCACCGTCCGCGAGCCGATCGCGCGCACCCTGCACTCGTACGCGTTCGGCGTGCTGCGCATGGCGGCGGTCGCCAGGGGTGAACCCGCGCCACGGCTGCTGTCCGGCCCGGAGCAGGACGTCATCTTGCGTGAACTGGTTGCCGGCGGCTCCACCGCGCGGTGGCCGGTCGCGCTGCGTCCGGCCCTGGCGACCCGCGCCTTCGCCGCGGAGCTGCGCGACCTGTTGATGCGGGCGATCGAGCGCGGTCTCGACGGCCCGCGCCTGGCCGACCTGGGCCGGTCCCGCGGACGGGCCGACTGGGTCGCCGCGGGCGAGTTTCTGCAGGAGTACCAGGACGTCACGGTGCTGCAGCACCCCGGCGGCTACGACCCGGCCGAACTGATCCGCGCCGCGCACGCCACGCTCCTGTCCGACCCGGAGCTGCTCGCTGGTGAGCGGGCCGCGCGGCGGCGGATCTTCGTCGACGAGTACCAGGACACCGATCCGGCGCAGGCCGAGCTGCTCGCGCTGCTCGCCCGCGGTGCCGACGAGCTGATCCTGGTGGGCGATCCGGACCAGTCGATCTACGCGTTCCGCGGCGCCGACGAATCGGCGATCCGCGATGTCGACGACCGGTTCGGCGGCCGTGGTGCCGTCGCGCGGGTCGCGCTGACCCGGTGCCGCCGCTGCGGGCCGGTACTGCTCGCCGCGTCCCGTCGGGTCGCAGAGCGGCTGCCCGGCCCGCCGGAGCAGCGGCGCCTGACGCCGGTCGACGGGGTGGCCGCCGGCCAGGTGGACGTCGGGCTGTTCCGTTCGGCGAGCGAGGAGGCGGCCTACATCGCGGGGACGTTGCGCCGCGCGCATCTCGACGGGATGCCCTGGTCGCGGATGGCGGTGCTGGTGCGCTCCACTGCGACGGTGCTCGCGACGCTGCGCCGGGCGCTCACCACCGCCGGTGTGCCGGTCGCGGTCCGCGGCGAGGACCTGCCGCTGGCCGAGCAGCCGGCGGTGGCGATGCTGCTGGAGGTGCTGCACTGCCTGCTGCGCCCGTCCGCGCTGGATGAGGACGCCGCCGAGCGGCTGCTGCTCGGTCCGATCGGCGGCGGCGACAGCGTCTACCTGCGCAGGCTGCGGCGGGTGCTGCGGCACCTGGACGAGCACGCATTGCTCGCGCCGGCCGTGCAGGACCTGCTGGGTGCCCCGGCCCTGCCTGCGCACGTCCGCGGCCCGGTGCTGCGGGTCGCGCGCGTGCTCGATGCCGGGGCGGCGGCGCTCGGTTCCGGGGGCACCGCCGAGGACGTGCTCTGGGCGATCTGGGACGCCACCGGGCTCGCCGGCCGGTGGGAGGCGGCCAGCCGCGCAGGCGGCGGTGCGGGCGCCGCGGCGGATCGTGACCTGGACGCGGTGGTCGAACTGTTCGACACCGCGGCCCGGTTCACCGACCGGTTGCCGAGGGCCGGCGTGGCCGAGTTCGCCGAGCACCTGGCCGCACAGCAGATCCCCGGGGACAGCCTCAGTGCCGGTGCGCCGGAGGACCAGGCCGTCGCGATCCTCACCGCGCACGCGAGCAAGGGCCTGGAGTGGGACCTGGTGTGCGTCGCGAACGTCCAGGAGGGCGTCTGGCCGGACCTGCGCCGGCGCGGCTCGCTGCTGGGTTCCGAGCAGCTCGTCGACGTGGTTGCCGACCGCGACGGCGCCGGGCTGTCCTCGTTCGCGCCGCAACTGGCCGAGGAACGCCGCCTGTTCTACGTGGCGATCACCCGGGCGCGCAGCAGGGTGCTGGCCACCGCCGTCGCCGGTGAGGAGGAGCAGCCGTCCCGGTTCCTCGACGAGCTGGACCCGCTGCCTGCGGGCGTGGAGCGCGAGCTGACACCTCCGTTGCGGGGCGTGCACCTGCCCGGCCTGGTGGCCGAGCTGCGCGCCGTGGCGTGCGACCCGGCCCGGGCCGGCGGCGACCGCGCCGACGCCGCCGCCGAACTCGCCCGGCTGGCCGCCGCCGGCGTGCCCGGCGCCGACCCCGACACCTGGTGGGGACTGGCCGGGCTGTCCACCGACGAGCCGGTCGTACCCCCCGGCCGCCCGGTGCCGATCAGCCCGTCGCGGCTGGAGGCCTTCCTGCGCTGCGAACTGCGCGCGCTGCTGGTCGATCTCGGTGCGCGCGACCAGGACCAGGTGGCGGCCTCGCTCGGCACCCTGATCCACGACCTCGCCGCCAACACGGAGCCCGGCACGCCGCTCGCCGAGTTCGAACGGCTGCTGGACGAGCGCTGGGCGAGCCTGGACTTCGGCGCACCCTGGCATGCCGACAACGAACGGGCGCGCGCCTCGGCGATCCTGCAGCGCCTCGTCGACTGGTTGCGGACCAGCCGGGCCAAGCTCGAGCTGGTCGCCGTCGAGGAGCCGTTCTCGGTCGAGGTCGGTGACGCGGTGATCCGCGGCCGGGTCGACCGGGTGGAGCGCGACACCGACGGGCGCCTCGTCGTGGTCGACCTCAAGACCGGCAAGAACAAGCCCCGGGCCGACGAGCTCGCCGAACACCCGCAGCTGGCGGCCTACCAGTTCGCGGTCGAGCACGGCGCCTTCCCCGAGGGCAAGCAGGCCGGCGGTGCGGTTCTCGTCCAGCTCGCCGCGCGCGGGGACACCGAGCAGTGGCAGGGACCGCTGGCCGGGTCCGGCACCCAGGAGTGGATCGCCGAGCAGGTGGCCTACGTGGCGGCGCGGATGCGCGGCAGCCAGTTCACCGCGACCGCGAGCGCCGACTGCCGCCGGTGCGACGTGCTCACCAGTTGCCCGCTGCACAACGAGGGCCGGCAGGTGAGCACTTGA
- a CDS encoding nitronate monooxygenase translates to MLPCDLPIVQAPMAGGPSTPALAAAVASAGGLGFVAGGYLAPGALRSAIADTQALTSAPLGVNLFLPSSPADPAAVGAYARRLQPEADRLGVALGEPRWDDDGYPAKLAVVVAAAPRLVSFTFGCPPAADVAQLHRAGCQVAVTVTSAAEARQAEAAGTDLLIVQGTEAGGHQGQFADDAPNRTLLLDALAAVRAVSALPMIAAGGVMTDADLRRATAAGAIAVQVGTALLCTPEAGTSAVHRRALLERRYPDTVLTRAYSGRHGRGLRNRFAGFDAPAAYPEVHRLTRPLRAAAAAAGDDSVPNLWAGTGWASVQDAPAAAVVRAIAG, encoded by the coding sequence GTGCTGCCCTGCGACCTGCCGATCGTGCAAGCCCCGATGGCCGGCGGTCCGTCGACCCCGGCGCTGGCGGCGGCGGTGGCGTCAGCCGGCGGGCTCGGCTTCGTCGCCGGCGGATACCTCGCCCCCGGCGCGCTCCGTTCGGCGATCGCAGACACGCAGGCGCTCACGTCCGCGCCGCTGGGCGTGAACCTGTTCCTGCCGTCGTCACCGGCCGACCCGGCCGCGGTCGGCGCGTACGCCCGGCGGCTGCAGCCCGAGGCGGACCGGCTGGGCGTCGCGCTCGGCGAGCCACGCTGGGACGACGACGGGTACCCGGCCAAGCTGGCGGTCGTCGTCGCGGCCGCACCCCGCCTGGTCAGCTTCACCTTCGGCTGCCCGCCCGCGGCGGACGTCGCGCAGTTGCACCGGGCCGGCTGCCAGGTCGCGGTGACGGTGACGTCGGCGGCCGAGGCACGGCAGGCCGAGGCCGCGGGCACCGACCTGCTGATCGTGCAGGGCACCGAGGCGGGCGGGCACCAGGGACAGTTCGCCGACGACGCGCCGAACCGCACCCTGCTGCTCGATGCGCTCGCGGCCGTACGCGCCGTCTCGGCGCTGCCGATGATCGCGGCGGGTGGCGTGATGACCGACGCGGATCTGCGCCGTGCAACGGCTGCCGGCGCGATCGCGGTACAGGTCGGCACCGCGTTGCTGTGCACGCCGGAGGCGGGGACGTCCGCGGTGCACCGCCGTGCCCTGCTCGAGCGGCGCTACCCGGACACGGTGCTGACCCGCGCGTACAGCGGGCGGCACGGGCGCGGGCTGCGCAACAGGTTCGCCGGGTTCGACGCACCGGCCGCCTACCCCGAGGTGCACCGGCTCACCCGCCCGTTGCGCGCGGCCGCTGCTGCCGCCGGCGATGACAGCGTGCCGAACCTGTGGGCGGGAACGGGCTGGGCGTCAGTGCAGGACGCACCGGCCGCAGCGGTCGTCCGCGCGATCGCCGGCTGA
- a CDS encoding M16 family metallopeptidase, giving the protein MPRPIKLTAPAFDLTHHTLENGLRVVVAPDRSAPVVGVAVLYDVGIRSEPEGRTGFAHLFEHLMFQGSANLEKLEHFRYVQSSGGTFNGSTHFDYTNYFEALPSNALERGLFLEADRMLAPRITSENLANQLEVVKNEIRVNVLNRPYGGFPWIYLPSVLFDTFANSHNGYGGFEDLESATVEDARDFFAKYYAPANAVLAVAGDLAVDETLSLIEKHFGPIKKRRAPKRPDFAEPFLTAERRATHDDPHAPIPAVAIGYRVPDPVGSLEEHLATLLLAEVLSDGDASRLQRRLVQRDHLVTDISAYLGEFGDPFDERDPTALTVSAHYPDRDALEPILRAIDEEIDRIAQHGLEPGELDRVRTRLVSVLMREVDSVLNRTLEFAKFELIYGRAELMAELPARLAAVSEDAVRSAAAELRPERRAVLELIAGGASR; this is encoded by the coding sequence GTGCCGCGACCGATCAAGCTGACTGCGCCCGCCTTCGACCTCACCCACCACACGCTCGAGAACGGCCTGCGCGTCGTCGTCGCGCCGGATCGCTCCGCGCCCGTCGTCGGGGTGGCCGTGCTGTACGACGTGGGCATCCGCTCCGAGCCCGAGGGACGCACCGGGTTCGCGCACCTGTTCGAGCACCTGATGTTCCAGGGCTCGGCCAACCTGGAGAAGCTGGAGCACTTTCGCTACGTCCAGTCCAGCGGCGGAACCTTCAACGGCAGCACCCACTTCGACTACACCAACTACTTCGAGGCGCTGCCGTCGAACGCGCTGGAGCGTGGGCTGTTCCTCGAGGCCGACCGGATGCTCGCGCCACGGATCACCTCGGAGAACCTGGCGAACCAGCTCGAGGTCGTCAAGAACGAGATCCGGGTCAACGTGCTGAACCGCCCCTACGGCGGCTTCCCGTGGATCTACCTGCCGTCGGTCCTGTTCGACACGTTCGCCAACTCGCACAACGGGTACGGCGGCTTCGAGGACCTGGAGAGCGCCACCGTCGAGGACGCCCGGGACTTCTTCGCCAAGTACTACGCGCCGGCCAACGCGGTATTGGCCGTCGCCGGCGACCTGGCCGTGGACGAGACGCTGTCGCTGATCGAGAAGCACTTCGGCCCGATCAAGAAGCGGCGCGCGCCGAAGCGGCCCGACTTCGCCGAACCGTTCCTCACCGCTGAGCGCCGGGCCACGCACGACGATCCGCACGCGCCGATCCCGGCGGTGGCGATCGGCTACCGCGTGCCCGACCCGGTCGGCTCGCTCGAGGAGCACCTGGCCACGCTGCTGCTGGCCGAGGTGCTCAGCGACGGCGACGCGTCCCGCCTGCAGCGCCGGCTGGTGCAGCGCGACCACCTGGTCACCGACATCTCCGCCTACCTCGGCGAGTTCGGCGACCCGTTCGACGAGCGCGATCCCACCGCGCTCACGGTGTCGGCGCACTACCCGGACCGCGATGCGCTGGAGCCGATCCTGCGCGCGATCGACGAGGAGATCGACCGGATCGCCCAGCACGGCCTGGAGCCGGGTGAGCTGGACCGGGTGCGGACCAGGCTGGTGTCGGTTCTGATGCGGGAGGTCGACTCGGTGCTCAACCGCACCCTGGAGTTCGCGAAGTTCGAGCTGATCTACGGACGGGCCGAGCTGATGGCCGAACTGCCGGCGCGGCTCGCGGCGGTCAGCGAGGACGCGGTGCGCTCCGCGGCCGCCGAGCTGCGGCCCGAACGCCGAGCCGTGCTCGAGCTGATCGCGGGGGGTGCGTCCCGATGA
- a CDS encoding MGMT family protein, whose translation MSDESLPHRILACVESIPRGRVMSYGDIAEYCGANTPRLVGRVLSLDGGTVPWHRVVRSDGSLATHKSDRQRELLEAEGVRFRRERVDMRACRWDGAQS comes from the coding sequence GTGTCGGACGAGTCACTGCCGCATCGCATCCTCGCCTGCGTCGAGTCCATCCCGCGCGGGCGGGTGATGAGTTACGGCGACATCGCCGAGTACTGCGGAGCGAACACGCCGCGGCTGGTGGGGCGCGTGCTGTCACTGGACGGCGGCACGGTGCCGTGGCATCGGGTGGTGCGCTCGGACGGCTCGCTCGCGACGCACAAGTCCGACCGGCAACGCGAGTTGCTCGAGGCCGAGGGCGTGCGCTTTCGCCGCGAGCGCGTCGACATGCGCGCCTGCCGGTGGGACGGCGCTCAGAGCTGA